The Collibacillus ludicampi region CGTCCGAGTTTTCCATTTTTGCGATCCTCTTATACGTATCATATCTTCTTACCAAGAAAGGAGAGCAAATCACTGATTTTAAAAAAGGGGTCTTGCCGTCGTTGATCATTGCGATCATACCCGCTCTGTTGATTTTGAAAGAGCCCGACATGGGTACGGCCGTCCTCCTCATCGGCACCGTATTTTGTGTCCTGTATTGCGCAGGTGCACGGTTCCGCCATCTTTTTTCGATTTTCATCATAGGATCTGCGGCATCCATTTATTTTATTTTCAGTTCCAAGTACCGGGCTGAAAGGATCACCGCCTTCTTAAACCCGTGGGATGCCTCAAACAGCGATAGCGCTTTTCAAATCAAGAACTCCTTGTATGCGATCGCTTCAGGGGGATGGACCGGTCAAGGTTTGGGGCACAGTATTGAAAAGTTTCTCTATCTTCCCGAACCGCACACCGATTTTATCTTCGCGATTCTCATTGAGGAATGGGGGATCATCGGGGCGATCATTGTGATCATTTTATTTGCCATTTTGATCTGGCGCGGCACTATGATTGCAACCCGCATTCCTGACCGCTTCGCTTCCATCTTTGCAACCGGTATCACTGCAATGATAGGAATCGCGATGATCGTCAATATCGGTATGGTCACGGACGTCTTACCCGTTATCGGCGTACCCTTGCCATTCATTTCCTATGGAGGGTCATCGCTCTTTATCAAGATGACGGCGATAGGGATTCTATTAAACATTTCCCGCTATACATTGGAAGAACGCTCAAAGCTTCGGCCCTCCCCTCCTGTACATGCGGTTCCCCAACCGATCCGTCGCTCACGTTTCGATACATAAGCGGGAACTTAATTCCTAGGGTAGGTGAAGCATAAGCGATAGATAAGATCGAATCAAGAGGTGATACGATGACAAACCGA contains the following coding sequences:
- the ftsW gene encoding putative lipid II flippase FtsW, with protein sequence MGFTHTKLTRHRPDFILLFVVLVLVSVGLVNVYSASMIWAAENLKAASPSYFFIRQMIWAIMGTFFMLFIMNVHYRVWLRLTKFALVSTTLLLVIVLFIGQEVNGAKRWLGFGFLSLQPSEFSIFAILLYVSYLLTKKGEQITDFKKGVLPSLIIAIIPALLILKEPDMGTAVLLIGTVFCVLYCAGARFRHLFSIFIIGSAASIYFIFSSKYRAERITAFLNPWDASNSDSAFQIKNSLYAIASGGWTGQGLGHSIEKFLYLPEPHTDFIFAILIEEWGIIGAIIVIILFAILIWRGTMIATRIPDRFASIFATGITAMIGIAMIVNIGMVTDVLPVIGVPLPFISYGGSSLFIKMTAIGILLNISRYTLEERSKLRPSPPVHAVPQPIRRSRFDT